Proteins encoded within one genomic window of Festucalex cinctus isolate MCC-2025b chromosome 18, RoL_Fcin_1.0, whole genome shotgun sequence:
- the sh3pxd2b gene encoding SH3 and PX domain-containing protein 2B isoform X3: MQQAFLPRSCMFVGIQGEEVYIIKVSWTDGSTELIYRRYSKFFDLQMELLDKFPVEGGQKDPKRRIIPFLPGKILFRRSHIRDVAMKRLRPINEYCRALIQLPVYISQCEEVRVFFETRPEDLDPPKEEPAGKKKSGDGASADPLLLDQYVAVTDYDKQESSEISIRVGQVVEVIEKNESGWWFVSSEDAQGWVPATCLEAQDDPDDFDLPGEEEEKYSVVYPYSARDQDEIDLERGMIVEVIQKNLEGWWKIRSAGREGWAPASYLKKADIPSQKQAHASANDLDAFSRHNRDAGQKDNRLSFFSEHKKFGLRQRPPPRRDLSIPRGSNLPKPPGPPQVEEEFYTIADFQTTIPDGISFQAGIKVEVIEKNGSGWWYIQIDEREGWAPATFIDKYKKSSNASRPNFLAPLPSEMEDGASSDERWSKPLPDEPAGAPESCSRARLRDWKSGAFSGPLPPAPVAPPDHKPALPPRRESINKSLDSDPSKHLPPKAPPAAPKAGAFKPDKPADAKKEDKSKALHLRNEMGLECGHKVSAKEVKKFNLKPVPKQPPKPKAEVAEEKAEAAPPPAFLKPKPLLRPKPKPKPKPDPPAENEVDISNLRSQLRPSKAAGDAGELDRGNGGPPVLPSAPPLQIKNGDGGKLPAKHVNGHAQESWPPARPPRRPPPPKKSTPSGPTQTQAPAASKDTPDPAKTAAQVNRAPPPKAKAFSPPVPSKDKEAKTGLRARGDKPGPPADKLPPLLRESSKDELYLAVADFDGDEPSSSFKVGALFQVLEKNSGGWWFCKNLAEDVEGWIPSNYLSKKA, encoded by the exons GGAAGATCCTGTTCCGGAGGAGCCATATCAGAGATGTGGCCATGAAAAGGCTCAGGCCCATCAATGAGTACTGCAGG GCCCTCATCCAGTTGCCGGTGTACATCTCACAGTGCGAAGAGGTCCGAGTGTTTTTCGAGACCAGACCCGAAGACCTCGACCCACCCAAGGA gGAACCAGCAGGAAAGAAGAAATCAG GAGACGGCGCTTCGGCCGACCCGCTCCTCTTGGACCAGTACGTGGCGGTGACCGACTACGACAAGCAGGAGAGCTCCGAGATCAGCATCCGAGTGGGCCAGGTGGTGGAGGTCATTGAGAAAAACGAGTCAG GCTGGTGGTTTGTGAGTTCGGAAGACGCCCAAGGTTGGGTTCCCGCCACCTGCCTGGAGGCCCAGGATGACCCCGATGACTTTGACCTTCCAGGAGAAGAAG aaGAGAAGTACTCTGTGGTTTATCCGTACTCGGCCCGGGACCAAGATGAGATCGATCTGGAGAGAGGAATGATTGTGGAGGTCATTCAGAAGAACTTGGAGGGCTGGTGGAAGATCAG GTCCGCGGGCCGCGAGGGCTGGGCCCCGGCGTCCTACTTGAAGAAGGCCGACATTCCGAGCCAGAAGCAGGCGCACGCCAGCGCCAACGACCTGGACGCCTTCTCCAGACACAACCGAGACGCAGGACAGAAAGACAACAGACTCTCCTTCTTTTCGGAGCACAAGA AATTTGGACTAAGACAAAGACCTCCTCCACGCAGAGACCTTTCCATC CCCCGAGGCAGCAACCTCCCCAAGCCGCCGGGCCCGCCGCAGGTGGAGGAAGAGTTCTACACCATCGCCGACTTCCAGACCACCATCCCCGACGGGATTAGCTTCCAGGCCGGCATAAAAGTGGAG GTGATTGAGAAGAACGGCAGCGGCTGGTGGTACATCCAAATAGACGAGCGGGAAGGTTGGGCGCCGGCGACCTTCATCGACAAGTACAAGAAGAGCAGCAACGCGTCGCGGCCCAATTTCCTGGCGCCGCTGCCCAGCGAGATGGAGGACGGCGCTTCTTCCGACGAGCGCTGGTCCAAGCCTTTGCCGGACGAGCCCGCCGGGGCCCCCGAGTCCTGCTCCCGAGCGAGGCTTCGGGACTGGAAGTCCGGCGCCTTCTCCGGACCGCTGCCCCCGGCCCCCGTGGCCCCGCCTGACCACAAGCCGGCTCTACCCCCGCGAAGAGAGTCCATCAACAAGAGTTTGGACTCGGACCCTTCCAAGCATTTGCCCCCTAAAGCGCCGCCGGCCGCGCCGAAGGCGGGAGCCTTCAAACCGGACAAACCGGCAGACGCAAAGAAAGAGGACAAGAGCAAAGCGCTGCACCTCCGCAACGAGATGGGCCTCGAATGCGGTCACAAGGTCTCCGCCAAAGAAGTCAAGAAATTCAACCTCAAGCCGGTCCCCAAGCAGCCGCCCAAACCCAAGGCCGAAGTCGCGGAGGAGAAAGCGGAGGCGGCCCCCCCGCCGGCATTTCTCAAGCCCAAGCCGCTCCTCCGACCCAAGCCCAAGCCCAAGCCCAAGCCGGACCCGCCGGCAGAGAACGAGGTGGACATCAGCAACCTGAGAAGTCAGCTGAGGCCTTCGAAAGCCGCCGGGGATGCCGGCGAGCTCGACCGTGGCAACGGGGGCCCGCCGGTCCTCCCCAGCGCGCCGCCCTTGCAGATCAAGAACGGCGACGGGGGCAAATTGCCGGCCAAGCACGTGAACGGCCACGCTCAAGAGAGTTGGCCGCCCGCCAGACCCCCGAGAAGACCGCCTCCTCCCAAGAAAAGCACCCCGTCCGGCCCGACCCAGACCCAAGCCCCGGCCGCTTCCAAAGACACTCCGGACCCCGCAAAGACCGCGGCGCAAGTCAACAGAGCCCCGCCTCCGAAAGCGAAGGCCTTCTCGCCGCCCGTCCCCAGCAAAGACAAAGAAGCCAAGACGGGCCTCCGAGCGAGAGGCGACAAGCCCGGCCCGCCCGCAGACAAGCTGCCACCTCTGCTGAGGGAGTCCAGCAAGGACGAGCTGTACCTGGCCGTGGCCGACTTTGACGGCGACGAGCCCTCGTCCAGCTTCAAGGTGGGGGCGCTCTTCCAGGTGCTGGAGAAGAACAGCGGCGGTTGGTGGTTCTGCAAGAACCTTGCGGAAGACGTGGAGGGCTGGATCCCTTCCAATTACTTGAGCAAGAAAGCTTGA
- the sh3pxd2b gene encoding SH3 and PX domain-containing protein 2B isoform X4, which produces MELLDKFPVEGGQKDPKRRIIPFLPGKILFRRSHIRDVAMKRLRPINEYCRALIQLPVYISQCEEVRVFFETRPEDLDPPKEEPAGKKKSGDGASADPLLLDQYVAVTDYDKQESSEISIRVGQVVEVIEKNESGWWFVSSEDAQGWVPATCLEAQDDPDDFDLPGEEEEKYSVVYPYSARDQDEIDLERGMIVEVIQKNLEGWWKIRSAGREGWAPASYLKKADIPSQKQAHASANDLDAFSRHNRDAGQKDNRLSFFSEHKKFGLRQRPPPRRDLSIPRGSNLPKPPGPPQVEEEFYTIADFQTTIPDGISFQAGIKVEVIEKNGSGWWYIQIDEREGWAPATFIDKYKKSSNASRPNFLAPLPSEMEDGASSDERWSKPLPDEPAGAPESCSRARLRDWKSGAFSGPLPPAPVAPPDHKPALPPRRESINKSLDSDPSKHLPPKAPPAAPKAGAFKPDKPADAKKEDKSKALHLRNEMGLECGHKVSAKEVKKFNLKPVPKQPPKPKAEVAEEKAEAAPPPAFLKPKPLLRPKPKPKPKPDPPAENEVDISNLRSQLRPSKAAGDAGELDRGNGGPPVLPSAPPLQIKNGDGGKLPAKHVNGHAQESWPPARPPRRPPPPKKSTPSGPTQTQAPAASKDTPDPAKTAAQVNRAPPPKAKAFSPPVPSKDKEAKTGLRARGDKPGPPADKLPPLLRESSKDELYLAVADFDGDEPSSSFKVGALFQVLEKNSGGWWFCKNLAEDVEGWIPSNYLSKKA; this is translated from the exons GGAAGATCCTGTTCCGGAGGAGCCATATCAGAGATGTGGCCATGAAAAGGCTCAGGCCCATCAATGAGTACTGCAGG GCCCTCATCCAGTTGCCGGTGTACATCTCACAGTGCGAAGAGGTCCGAGTGTTTTTCGAGACCAGACCCGAAGACCTCGACCCACCCAAGGA gGAACCAGCAGGAAAGAAGAAATCAG GAGACGGCGCTTCGGCCGACCCGCTCCTCTTGGACCAGTACGTGGCGGTGACCGACTACGACAAGCAGGAGAGCTCCGAGATCAGCATCCGAGTGGGCCAGGTGGTGGAGGTCATTGAGAAAAACGAGTCAG GCTGGTGGTTTGTGAGTTCGGAAGACGCCCAAGGTTGGGTTCCCGCCACCTGCCTGGAGGCCCAGGATGACCCCGATGACTTTGACCTTCCAGGAGAAGAAG aaGAGAAGTACTCTGTGGTTTATCCGTACTCGGCCCGGGACCAAGATGAGATCGATCTGGAGAGAGGAATGATTGTGGAGGTCATTCAGAAGAACTTGGAGGGCTGGTGGAAGATCAG GTCCGCGGGCCGCGAGGGCTGGGCCCCGGCGTCCTACTTGAAGAAGGCCGACATTCCGAGCCAGAAGCAGGCGCACGCCAGCGCCAACGACCTGGACGCCTTCTCCAGACACAACCGAGACGCAGGACAGAAAGACAACAGACTCTCCTTCTTTTCGGAGCACAAGA AATTTGGACTAAGACAAAGACCTCCTCCACGCAGAGACCTTTCCATC CCCCGAGGCAGCAACCTCCCCAAGCCGCCGGGCCCGCCGCAGGTGGAGGAAGAGTTCTACACCATCGCCGACTTCCAGACCACCATCCCCGACGGGATTAGCTTCCAGGCCGGCATAAAAGTGGAG GTGATTGAGAAGAACGGCAGCGGCTGGTGGTACATCCAAATAGACGAGCGGGAAGGTTGGGCGCCGGCGACCTTCATCGACAAGTACAAGAAGAGCAGCAACGCGTCGCGGCCCAATTTCCTGGCGCCGCTGCCCAGCGAGATGGAGGACGGCGCTTCTTCCGACGAGCGCTGGTCCAAGCCTTTGCCGGACGAGCCCGCCGGGGCCCCCGAGTCCTGCTCCCGAGCGAGGCTTCGGGACTGGAAGTCCGGCGCCTTCTCCGGACCGCTGCCCCCGGCCCCCGTGGCCCCGCCTGACCACAAGCCGGCTCTACCCCCGCGAAGAGAGTCCATCAACAAGAGTTTGGACTCGGACCCTTCCAAGCATTTGCCCCCTAAAGCGCCGCCGGCCGCGCCGAAGGCGGGAGCCTTCAAACCGGACAAACCGGCAGACGCAAAGAAAGAGGACAAGAGCAAAGCGCTGCACCTCCGCAACGAGATGGGCCTCGAATGCGGTCACAAGGTCTCCGCCAAAGAAGTCAAGAAATTCAACCTCAAGCCGGTCCCCAAGCAGCCGCCCAAACCCAAGGCCGAAGTCGCGGAGGAGAAAGCGGAGGCGGCCCCCCCGCCGGCATTTCTCAAGCCCAAGCCGCTCCTCCGACCCAAGCCCAAGCCCAAGCCCAAGCCGGACCCGCCGGCAGAGAACGAGGTGGACATCAGCAACCTGAGAAGTCAGCTGAGGCCTTCGAAAGCCGCCGGGGATGCCGGCGAGCTCGACCGTGGCAACGGGGGCCCGCCGGTCCTCCCCAGCGCGCCGCCCTTGCAGATCAAGAACGGCGACGGGGGCAAATTGCCGGCCAAGCACGTGAACGGCCACGCTCAAGAGAGTTGGCCGCCCGCCAGACCCCCGAGAAGACCGCCTCCTCCCAAGAAAAGCACCCCGTCCGGCCCGACCCAGACCCAAGCCCCGGCCGCTTCCAAAGACACTCCGGACCCCGCAAAGACCGCGGCGCAAGTCAACAGAGCCCCGCCTCCGAAAGCGAAGGCCTTCTCGCCGCCCGTCCCCAGCAAAGACAAAGAAGCCAAGACGGGCCTCCGAGCGAGAGGCGACAAGCCCGGCCCGCCCGCAGACAAGCTGCCACCTCTGCTGAGGGAGTCCAGCAAGGACGAGCTGTACCTGGCCGTGGCCGACTTTGACGGCGACGAGCCCTCGTCCAGCTTCAAGGTGGGGGCGCTCTTCCAGGTGCTGGAGAAGAACAGCGGCGGTTGGTGGTTCTGCAAGAACCTTGCGGAAGACGTGGAGGGCTGGATCCCTTCCAATTACTTGAGCAAGAAAGCTTGA
- the sh3pxd2b gene encoding SH3 and PX domain-containing protein 2B isoform X2: MPRRTVQEVTVQDVQKRRNPSKHYVYIIKVSWTDGSTELIYRRYSKFFDLQMELLDKFPVEGGQKDPKRRIIPFLPGKILFRRSHIRDVAMKRLRPINEYCRALIQLPVYISQCEEVRVFFETRPEDLDPPKEEPAGKKKSGDGASADPLLLDQYVAVTDYDKQESSEISIRVGQVVEVIEKNESGWWFVSSEDAQGWVPATCLEAQDDPDDFDLPGEEEKYSVVYPYSARDQDEIDLERGMIVEVIQKNLEGWWKIRSAGREGWAPASYLKKADIPSQKQAHASANDLDAFSRHNRDAGQKDNRLSFFSEHKKFGLRQRPPPRRDLSIPRGSNLPKPPGPPQVEEEFYTIADFQTTIPDGISFQAGIKVEVIEKNGSGWWYIQIDEREGWAPATFIDKYKKSSNASRPNFLAPLPSEMEDGASSDERWSKPLPDEPAGAPESCSRARLRDWKSGAFSGPLPPAPVAPPDHKPALPPRRESINKSLDSDPSKHLPPKAPPAAPKAGAFKPDKPADAKKEDKSKALHLRNEMGLECGHKVSAKEVKKFNLKPVPKQPPKPKAEVAEEKAEAAPPPAFLKPKPLLRPKPKPKPKPDPPAENEVDISNLRSQLRPSKAAGDAGELDRGNGGPPVLPSAPPLQIKNGDGGKLPAKHVNGHAQESWPPARPPRRPPPPKKSTPSGPTQTQAPAASKDTPDPAKTAAQVNRAPPPKAKAFSPPVPSKDKEAKTGLRARGDKPGPPADKLPPLLRESSKDELYLAVADFDGDEPSSSFKVGALFQVLEKNSGGWWFCKNLAEDVEGWIPSNYLSKKA; the protein is encoded by the exons GGAAGATCCTGTTCCGGAGGAGCCATATCAGAGATGTGGCCATGAAAAGGCTCAGGCCCATCAATGAGTACTGCAGG GCCCTCATCCAGTTGCCGGTGTACATCTCACAGTGCGAAGAGGTCCGAGTGTTTTTCGAGACCAGACCCGAAGACCTCGACCCACCCAAGGA gGAACCAGCAGGAAAGAAGAAATCAG GAGACGGCGCTTCGGCCGACCCGCTCCTCTTGGACCAGTACGTGGCGGTGACCGACTACGACAAGCAGGAGAGCTCCGAGATCAGCATCCGAGTGGGCCAGGTGGTGGAGGTCATTGAGAAAAACGAGTCAG GCTGGTGGTTTGTGAGTTCGGAAGACGCCCAAGGTTGGGTTCCCGCCACCTGCCTGGAGGCCCAGGATGACCCCGATGACTTTGACCTTCCAGGAGAAGAAG AGAAGTACTCTGTGGTTTATCCGTACTCGGCCCGGGACCAAGATGAGATCGATCTGGAGAGAGGAATGATTGTGGAGGTCATTCAGAAGAACTTGGAGGGCTGGTGGAAGATCAG GTCCGCGGGCCGCGAGGGCTGGGCCCCGGCGTCCTACTTGAAGAAGGCCGACATTCCGAGCCAGAAGCAGGCGCACGCCAGCGCCAACGACCTGGACGCCTTCTCCAGACACAACCGAGACGCAGGACAGAAAGACAACAGACTCTCCTTCTTTTCGGAGCACAAGA AATTTGGACTAAGACAAAGACCTCCTCCACGCAGAGACCTTTCCATC CCCCGAGGCAGCAACCTCCCCAAGCCGCCGGGCCCGCCGCAGGTGGAGGAAGAGTTCTACACCATCGCCGACTTCCAGACCACCATCCCCGACGGGATTAGCTTCCAGGCCGGCATAAAAGTGGAG GTGATTGAGAAGAACGGCAGCGGCTGGTGGTACATCCAAATAGACGAGCGGGAAGGTTGGGCGCCGGCGACCTTCATCGACAAGTACAAGAAGAGCAGCAACGCGTCGCGGCCCAATTTCCTGGCGCCGCTGCCCAGCGAGATGGAGGACGGCGCTTCTTCCGACGAGCGCTGGTCCAAGCCTTTGCCGGACGAGCCCGCCGGGGCCCCCGAGTCCTGCTCCCGAGCGAGGCTTCGGGACTGGAAGTCCGGCGCCTTCTCCGGACCGCTGCCCCCGGCCCCCGTGGCCCCGCCTGACCACAAGCCGGCTCTACCCCCGCGAAGAGAGTCCATCAACAAGAGTTTGGACTCGGACCCTTCCAAGCATTTGCCCCCTAAAGCGCCGCCGGCCGCGCCGAAGGCGGGAGCCTTCAAACCGGACAAACCGGCAGACGCAAAGAAAGAGGACAAGAGCAAAGCGCTGCACCTCCGCAACGAGATGGGCCTCGAATGCGGTCACAAGGTCTCCGCCAAAGAAGTCAAGAAATTCAACCTCAAGCCGGTCCCCAAGCAGCCGCCCAAACCCAAGGCCGAAGTCGCGGAGGAGAAAGCGGAGGCGGCCCCCCCGCCGGCATTTCTCAAGCCCAAGCCGCTCCTCCGACCCAAGCCCAAGCCCAAGCCCAAGCCGGACCCGCCGGCAGAGAACGAGGTGGACATCAGCAACCTGAGAAGTCAGCTGAGGCCTTCGAAAGCCGCCGGGGATGCCGGCGAGCTCGACCGTGGCAACGGGGGCCCGCCGGTCCTCCCCAGCGCGCCGCCCTTGCAGATCAAGAACGGCGACGGGGGCAAATTGCCGGCCAAGCACGTGAACGGCCACGCTCAAGAGAGTTGGCCGCCCGCCAGACCCCCGAGAAGACCGCCTCCTCCCAAGAAAAGCACCCCGTCCGGCCCGACCCAGACCCAAGCCCCGGCCGCTTCCAAAGACACTCCGGACCCCGCAAAGACCGCGGCGCAAGTCAACAGAGCCCCGCCTCCGAAAGCGAAGGCCTTCTCGCCGCCCGTCCCCAGCAAAGACAAAGAAGCCAAGACGGGCCTCCGAGCGAGAGGCGACAAGCCCGGCCCGCCCGCAGACAAGCTGCCACCTCTGCTGAGGGAGTCCAGCAAGGACGAGCTGTACCTGGCCGTGGCCGACTTTGACGGCGACGAGCCCTCGTCCAGCTTCAAGGTGGGGGCGCTCTTCCAGGTGCTGGAGAAGAACAGCGGCGGTTGGTGGTTCTGCAAGAACCTTGCGGAAGACGTGGAGGGCTGGATCCCTTCCAATTACTTGAGCAAGAAAGCTTGA
- the sh3pxd2b gene encoding SH3 and PX domain-containing protein 2B isoform X1 has translation MPRRTVQEVTVQDVQKRRNPSKHYVYIIKVSWTDGSTELIYRRYSKFFDLQMELLDKFPVEGGQKDPKRRIIPFLPGKILFRRSHIRDVAMKRLRPINEYCRALIQLPVYISQCEEVRVFFETRPEDLDPPKEEPAGKKKSGDGASADPLLLDQYVAVTDYDKQESSEISIRVGQVVEVIEKNESGWWFVSSEDAQGWVPATCLEAQDDPDDFDLPGEEEEKYSVVYPYSARDQDEIDLERGMIVEVIQKNLEGWWKIRSAGREGWAPASYLKKADIPSQKQAHASANDLDAFSRHNRDAGQKDNRLSFFSEHKKFGLRQRPPPRRDLSIPRGSNLPKPPGPPQVEEEFYTIADFQTTIPDGISFQAGIKVEVIEKNGSGWWYIQIDEREGWAPATFIDKYKKSSNASRPNFLAPLPSEMEDGASSDERWSKPLPDEPAGAPESCSRARLRDWKSGAFSGPLPPAPVAPPDHKPALPPRRESINKSLDSDPSKHLPPKAPPAAPKAGAFKPDKPADAKKEDKSKALHLRNEMGLECGHKVSAKEVKKFNLKPVPKQPPKPKAEVAEEKAEAAPPPAFLKPKPLLRPKPKPKPKPDPPAENEVDISNLRSQLRPSKAAGDAGELDRGNGGPPVLPSAPPLQIKNGDGGKLPAKHVNGHAQESWPPARPPRRPPPPKKSTPSGPTQTQAPAASKDTPDPAKTAAQVNRAPPPKAKAFSPPVPSKDKEAKTGLRARGDKPGPPADKLPPLLRESSKDELYLAVADFDGDEPSSSFKVGALFQVLEKNSGGWWFCKNLAEDVEGWIPSNYLSKKA, from the exons GGAAGATCCTGTTCCGGAGGAGCCATATCAGAGATGTGGCCATGAAAAGGCTCAGGCCCATCAATGAGTACTGCAGG GCCCTCATCCAGTTGCCGGTGTACATCTCACAGTGCGAAGAGGTCCGAGTGTTTTTCGAGACCAGACCCGAAGACCTCGACCCACCCAAGGA gGAACCAGCAGGAAAGAAGAAATCAG GAGACGGCGCTTCGGCCGACCCGCTCCTCTTGGACCAGTACGTGGCGGTGACCGACTACGACAAGCAGGAGAGCTCCGAGATCAGCATCCGAGTGGGCCAGGTGGTGGAGGTCATTGAGAAAAACGAGTCAG GCTGGTGGTTTGTGAGTTCGGAAGACGCCCAAGGTTGGGTTCCCGCCACCTGCCTGGAGGCCCAGGATGACCCCGATGACTTTGACCTTCCAGGAGAAGAAG aaGAGAAGTACTCTGTGGTTTATCCGTACTCGGCCCGGGACCAAGATGAGATCGATCTGGAGAGAGGAATGATTGTGGAGGTCATTCAGAAGAACTTGGAGGGCTGGTGGAAGATCAG GTCCGCGGGCCGCGAGGGCTGGGCCCCGGCGTCCTACTTGAAGAAGGCCGACATTCCGAGCCAGAAGCAGGCGCACGCCAGCGCCAACGACCTGGACGCCTTCTCCAGACACAACCGAGACGCAGGACAGAAAGACAACAGACTCTCCTTCTTTTCGGAGCACAAGA AATTTGGACTAAGACAAAGACCTCCTCCACGCAGAGACCTTTCCATC CCCCGAGGCAGCAACCTCCCCAAGCCGCCGGGCCCGCCGCAGGTGGAGGAAGAGTTCTACACCATCGCCGACTTCCAGACCACCATCCCCGACGGGATTAGCTTCCAGGCCGGCATAAAAGTGGAG GTGATTGAGAAGAACGGCAGCGGCTGGTGGTACATCCAAATAGACGAGCGGGAAGGTTGGGCGCCGGCGACCTTCATCGACAAGTACAAGAAGAGCAGCAACGCGTCGCGGCCCAATTTCCTGGCGCCGCTGCCCAGCGAGATGGAGGACGGCGCTTCTTCCGACGAGCGCTGGTCCAAGCCTTTGCCGGACGAGCCCGCCGGGGCCCCCGAGTCCTGCTCCCGAGCGAGGCTTCGGGACTGGAAGTCCGGCGCCTTCTCCGGACCGCTGCCCCCGGCCCCCGTGGCCCCGCCTGACCACAAGCCGGCTCTACCCCCGCGAAGAGAGTCCATCAACAAGAGTTTGGACTCGGACCCTTCCAAGCATTTGCCCCCTAAAGCGCCGCCGGCCGCGCCGAAGGCGGGAGCCTTCAAACCGGACAAACCGGCAGACGCAAAGAAAGAGGACAAGAGCAAAGCGCTGCACCTCCGCAACGAGATGGGCCTCGAATGCGGTCACAAGGTCTCCGCCAAAGAAGTCAAGAAATTCAACCTCAAGCCGGTCCCCAAGCAGCCGCCCAAACCCAAGGCCGAAGTCGCGGAGGAGAAAGCGGAGGCGGCCCCCCCGCCGGCATTTCTCAAGCCCAAGCCGCTCCTCCGACCCAAGCCCAAGCCCAAGCCCAAGCCGGACCCGCCGGCAGAGAACGAGGTGGACATCAGCAACCTGAGAAGTCAGCTGAGGCCTTCGAAAGCCGCCGGGGATGCCGGCGAGCTCGACCGTGGCAACGGGGGCCCGCCGGTCCTCCCCAGCGCGCCGCCCTTGCAGATCAAGAACGGCGACGGGGGCAAATTGCCGGCCAAGCACGTGAACGGCCACGCTCAAGAGAGTTGGCCGCCCGCCAGACCCCCGAGAAGACCGCCTCCTCCCAAGAAAAGCACCCCGTCCGGCCCGACCCAGACCCAAGCCCCGGCCGCTTCCAAAGACACTCCGGACCCCGCAAAGACCGCGGCGCAAGTCAACAGAGCCCCGCCTCCGAAAGCGAAGGCCTTCTCGCCGCCCGTCCCCAGCAAAGACAAAGAAGCCAAGACGGGCCTCCGAGCGAGAGGCGACAAGCCCGGCCCGCCCGCAGACAAGCTGCCACCTCTGCTGAGGGAGTCCAGCAAGGACGAGCTGTACCTGGCCGTGGCCGACTTTGACGGCGACGAGCCCTCGTCCAGCTTCAAGGTGGGGGCGCTCTTCCAGGTGCTGGAGAAGAACAGCGGCGGTTGGTGGTTCTGCAAGAACCTTGCGGAAGACGTGGAGGGCTGGATCCCTTCCAATTACTTGAGCAAGAAAGCTTGA